One window from the genome of Myripristis murdjan chromosome 6, fMyrMur1.1, whole genome shotgun sequence encodes:
- the LOC115361204 gene encoding alpha-1,3-mannosyl-glycoprotein 4-beta-N-acetylglucosaminyltransferase C-like produces MRLVWKSLDKMRCLRKRSTIPFLGFLITFLLFLNLYIEDGYVLEEDKRQLRETSVHPPSSERYVHTFRDLTNFSGTINVTYRYLAGTPLNRKKYLTIGLSSVKRKRGNYLLETIKSIFDQSSYEELKEIVVVVHLADFDLAWCENLVQDITRKFAHHIIAGRLLVIHAPEEYYPSLDGLKRNYNDPEDRVRFRSKQNVDYAFLLNFCTNLSHFYMMLEDDVRCSRNFLTALKKVITSREGSYWVMLEFSKLGYIGKLYHSRDLPRLAHFLLMFYQEMPCDWLLIHFRGLLAQKDVIRFKPSLFQHMGYYSSYKGAENKLKDDDFEEDSIDIPDNPPASLYTNINVFENYDATKAYSSVDEYFWGKPPSTGDFFIIVFNKSTKISKIKIATGSDDRQNDILHHGALEVGEKLVGTKKGKQCSSYITLGEFKNGNIEVQDVDHKIAFDIECVRIVVTASQKEWLIIRSISLWTTQPPSQ; encoded by the exons ATGAGGCTGGTGTGGAAATCCCTGGACAAGATGAGGTGCCTGAGGAAACGCTCCACCATTCCCTTCCTCGGCTTCCTCATcacctttctcctctttcttaaCCTCTACATTGAAGATGGCTATGTGTTG gaaGAGGATAAAAGGCAGCTTAGAGAAACATCAGTCCACCCTCCAAGCTCAGAGCGATATGTTCACACCTTCAGAGACCTCACTAATTTCTCTGGAACTATTAATGTCACATATCGTTATCTGGCTGGGACCCCCCTGAACCGCAAGA AGTATCTCACCATTGGGTTGTCATCtgtcaaaagaaaaagagggaattaCCTCCTGGAGACCATCAAATCTATCTTCGATCAGTCCAGCTACGAGGAACTGAAAGAGATTGTGGTCGTGGTCCACCTGGCAGACTTTGACCTGGCTTGGTGTGAGAACCTGGTGCAGGACATCACCAGGAAGTTTGCTCATCACATCATAGCCGGACGCCTGCTGGTGATCCACGCTCCAGAGGAGTACTATCCATCTCTGGACGGCCTGAAAAGGAACTACAACGACCCAGAGGACAGGGTCCGTTTCCGCTCCAAGCAGAACGTGGACTACGCTTTCCTCCTCAATTTCTGCACCAACCTCTCACATTTCTACATGATGCTAGAAGATGACGTGCGCTGCTCGAGGAATTTCCTGACAGCGCTGAAGAAGGTGATCACCTCCAGAGAAGGGTCCTACTGGGTGATGCTGGAGTTCTCCAAGCTGGGCTACATCGGGAAGCTGTACCACTCCAGAGACCTGCCGCGCCTGGCTCATTTCCTCCTCATGTTCTACCAGGAAATGCCCTGCGACTGGCTCCTCATTCACTTCAGAGGTCTGCTGGCCCAGAAGGACGTGATCCGCTTCAAGCCCTCGCTCTTCCAGCACATGGGCTACTACTCCTCATACAAAGGAGCCGAGAACAAGCTAAAGGACGACGACTTCGAGGAAGACTCCATCGACATTCCCGACAACCCTCCTGCCAGCCTTTACACAAACATCAACGTGTTTGAAAACTATGACGCCACCAAGGCCTATAGCAGCGTAGATGAATATTTCTGGGGGAAGCCTCCTTCCACAGGAGATTTCTTCATCATCGTCTTTAATAAATCAActaaaatcagtaaaatcaaGATTGCAACAGGTTCTGATGACCGGCAGAATGACATTCTTCACCACGGAGCTCTGGAAGTAGGAGAGAAACTAGTTGGAACTAAGAAAGGGAAACAGTGTTCATCCTACATCACGTTAGGGGAATTTAAAAATGGCAACATTGAGGTTCAAGATGTCGACCACAAGATTGCCTTTGACATTGAGTGTGTGCGCATTGTGGTGACAGCCAGTCAGAAAGAGTGGCTCATTATTAGAAGTATAAGTTTATGGACTACACAGCCACCGAGCCAATGA